In Carassius gibelio isolate Cgi1373 ecotype wild population from Czech Republic chromosome B13, carGib1.2-hapl.c, whole genome shotgun sequence, one genomic interval encodes:
- the LOC127970534 gene encoding kinesin light chain 1 isoform X5 has translation MREDMSSVVCVKETDEQGDPGEKLSQDELLCRTREVMQGLEALHTEHQAILEGLIGTLRCLKQSQEGRAVEEKTAMIQRSMEMLELGLSEAQVMMALSGHLSAVEAEKQKLRAQVRRLCQENQWLRDELAGTQQRLQKSEQSVAQLEEEKKHLEFMNQLKKYDQDLSPSDDKDSDSSRETLDDLFPDEQDEPGPGIQPPHSSAAAAAQQGGYEIPARLRTLHNLVIQYASQGRYEVAVPLCKQALEDLEKTSGHDHPDVATMLNILALVYRDQNKYKEAANLLNDALAIREKTLGRDHPAVAATLNNLAVLYGKRGKYKEAEPLCKRALEIREKVLGKDHPDVAKQLNNLALLCQNQGKYEEVEYYYQRALEIYQTKLGPDDPNVAKTKNNLASCYLKQGKFKQAETLYKEILTRAHEREFGSVDDENKPIWMHAEEREEQSKGKQKDGSPFGEYGGWYKACKVDSPTVTTTLKNLGALYRRQGKFEAAETLEEAALRSRKQGLDTAHKQRVAEVLGDPEVREKQRSRESLISDTVKYESGPDGGEEVSMSVEWNGV, from the exons ATGCGTGAGGACATGTCGAGCGTGGTGTGTGTGAAGGAGACGGATGAGCAGGGGGACCCTGGAGAGAAGCTGTCCCAGGACGAGCTGCTATGTCGGACACGGGAGGTCATGCAGGGGCTGGAGGCGCTCCATACAGAACATCAGGCCATCCTGGAGGGGCTGATAGGAACCTTACGCTGCCTCAAACAGAGCCAGGAGGGTCGTGCTGTTGAGGAGAAGACAGCCATGATCCAGCGCTCTATGGAGATGCTGGAGCTGGGCCTCAGCGAAGCACAG GTGATGATGGCTTTGTCAGGGCACCTGAGTGCCGTGGAGGCAGAGAAACAGAAGCTTCGagcacag GTGCGTAGGCTGTGTCAGGAGAACCAGTGGCTGAGAGACGAGCTGGCAGGAACCCAGCAGCGGCTGCAGAAGAGTGAGCAGAGCGTGGCCCagctggaggaggagaagaaacaTCTGGAGTTCATGAACCAGCTCAAGAAATATGACCAGGACCTCAGCCCATCA GATGATAAGGACTCTGATTCCAGTAGAGAGACACTGGATGATCTTTTCCCAGATGAGCAGGATGAGCCGGGCCCTGGCA TCCAGCCTCCTCACAGCAGTGCAGCCGCAGCAGCGCAGCAGGGAGGGTACGAGATCCCCGCTCGTCTCAGGACCCTCCACAACCTGGTGATCCAGTACGCCTCACAGGGCCGGTATGAGGTGGCCGTTCCTCTATGCAAACAGGCTCTGGAGGATCTGGAGAAAACATCTGGACACGATCATCCTGATGTAGCCACCATGCTCAACATTCTCGCCCTCGTCTACAG GGACCAGAATAAATACAAAGAGGCAGCAAACCTCCTTAACGATGCACTGGCCATCAGAGAGAAGACCCTGGGCAGAGACCACCCTGCG GTGGCTGCCACATTGAACAACCTGGCCGTTCTTTATGGCAAACGAGGGAAGTACAAGGAAGCAGAGCCTCTGTGTAAAAGGGCACTGGAGATCAGAGAGAAG GTGCTGGGGAAGGACCACCCTGATGTTGCCAAGCAGCTGAATAATCTGGCTTTGCTGTGTCAGAACCAAGGCAAGTATGAAGAGGTGGAGTACTACTACCAGAGGGCCCTGGAGATCTACCAGACCAAACTGGGCCCCGACGACCCCAATGTGGCCAAGACCAAAAACAACCTG gCTTCATGCTATCTGAAGCAGGGGAAGTTTAAGCAGGCGGAGACCCTGTATAAAGAGATCCTCACCAGAGCTCATGAGAGAGAGTTTGGCTCTGTAGATG ATGAAAATAAACCCATCTGGATGCATGCAGAGGAGAGAGAAGAACAAAGCAAG GGCAAGCAGAAGGATGGTTCTCCATTTGGAGAGTATGGTGGCTGGTACAAGGCCTGTAAAGTCGACAG CCCGACTGTCACGACCACACTGAAGAACCTCGGAGCTCTCTACAGGAGACAGGGCAAGTTTGAGGCTGCCGAGACTCTGGAGGAGGCGGCTCTGCGCTCCAgaaagcag GGTCTCGACACGGCACATAAGCAGCGTGTGGCGGAGGTGCTGGGAGACCCTGAAGTACGAGAGAAGCAGCGGAGCCGTGAGAGCCTGATCTCTGACACGGTGAAGTACGAAAGCGGCCCTGACGGAGGAGAGGAAGTGAGTATGAGCGTGGAGTGGAACGGG GTGTAA
- the LOC127970534 gene encoding kinesin light chain 1 isoform X6: MREDMSSVVCVKETDEQGDPGEKLSQDELLCRTREVMQGLEALHTEHQAILEGLIGTLRCLKQSQEGRAVEEKTAMIQRSMEMLELGLSEAQVMMALSGHLSAVEAEKQKLRAQVRRLCQENQWLRDELAGTQQRLQKSEQSVAQLEEEKKHLEFMNQLKKYDQDLSPSDDKDSDSSRETLDDLFPDEQDEPGPGIQPPHSSAAAAAQQGGYEIPARLRTLHNLVIQYASQGRYEVAVPLCKQALEDLEKTSGHDHPDVATMLNILALVYRDQNKYKEAANLLNDALAIREKTLGRDHPAVAATLNNLAVLYGKRGKYKEAEPLCKRALEIREKVLGKDHPDVAKQLNNLALLCQNQGKYEEVEYYYQRALEIYQTKLGPDDPNVAKTKNNLASCYLKQGKFKQAETLYKEILTRAHEREFGSVDDENKPIWMHAEEREEQSKGKQKDGSPFGEYGGWYKACKVDSPTVTTTLKNLGALYRRQGKFEAAETLEEAALRSRKQGLDTAHKQRVAEVLGDPEVREKQRSRESLISDTVKYESGPDGGEEV, translated from the exons ATGCGTGAGGACATGTCGAGCGTGGTGTGTGTGAAGGAGACGGATGAGCAGGGGGACCCTGGAGAGAAGCTGTCCCAGGACGAGCTGCTATGTCGGACACGGGAGGTCATGCAGGGGCTGGAGGCGCTCCATACAGAACATCAGGCCATCCTGGAGGGGCTGATAGGAACCTTACGCTGCCTCAAACAGAGCCAGGAGGGTCGTGCTGTTGAGGAGAAGACAGCCATGATCCAGCGCTCTATGGAGATGCTGGAGCTGGGCCTCAGCGAAGCACAG GTGATGATGGCTTTGTCAGGGCACCTGAGTGCCGTGGAGGCAGAGAAACAGAAGCTTCGagcacag GTGCGTAGGCTGTGTCAGGAGAACCAGTGGCTGAGAGACGAGCTGGCAGGAACCCAGCAGCGGCTGCAGAAGAGTGAGCAGAGCGTGGCCCagctggaggaggagaagaaacaTCTGGAGTTCATGAACCAGCTCAAGAAATATGACCAGGACCTCAGCCCATCA GATGATAAGGACTCTGATTCCAGTAGAGAGACACTGGATGATCTTTTCCCAGATGAGCAGGATGAGCCGGGCCCTGGCA TCCAGCCTCCTCACAGCAGTGCAGCCGCAGCAGCGCAGCAGGGAGGGTACGAGATCCCCGCTCGTCTCAGGACCCTCCACAACCTGGTGATCCAGTACGCCTCACAGGGCCGGTATGAGGTGGCCGTTCCTCTATGCAAACAGGCTCTGGAGGATCTGGAGAAAACATCTGGACACGATCATCCTGATGTAGCCACCATGCTCAACATTCTCGCCCTCGTCTACAG GGACCAGAATAAATACAAAGAGGCAGCAAACCTCCTTAACGATGCACTGGCCATCAGAGAGAAGACCCTGGGCAGAGACCACCCTGCG GTGGCTGCCACATTGAACAACCTGGCCGTTCTTTATGGCAAACGAGGGAAGTACAAGGAAGCAGAGCCTCTGTGTAAAAGGGCACTGGAGATCAGAGAGAAG GTGCTGGGGAAGGACCACCCTGATGTTGCCAAGCAGCTGAATAATCTGGCTTTGCTGTGTCAGAACCAAGGCAAGTATGAAGAGGTGGAGTACTACTACCAGAGGGCCCTGGAGATCTACCAGACCAAACTGGGCCCCGACGACCCCAATGTGGCCAAGACCAAAAACAACCTG gCTTCATGCTATCTGAAGCAGGGGAAGTTTAAGCAGGCGGAGACCCTGTATAAAGAGATCCTCACCAGAGCTCATGAGAGAGAGTTTGGCTCTGTAGATG ATGAAAATAAACCCATCTGGATGCATGCAGAGGAGAGAGAAGAACAAAGCAAG GGCAAGCAGAAGGATGGTTCTCCATTTGGAGAGTATGGTGGCTGGTACAAGGCCTGTAAAGTCGACAG CCCGACTGTCACGACCACACTGAAGAACCTCGGAGCTCTCTACAGGAGACAGGGCAAGTTTGAGGCTGCCGAGACTCTGGAGGAGGCGGCTCTGCGCTCCAgaaagcag GGTCTCGACACGGCACATAAGCAGCGTGTGGCGGAGGTGCTGGGAGACCCTGAAGTACGAGAGAAGCAGCGGAGCCGTGAGAGCCTGATCTCTGACACGGTGAAGTACGAAAGCGGCCCTGACGGAGGAGAGGAA GTGTAA
- the LOC127970534 gene encoding kinesin light chain 1 isoform X3, protein MREDMSSVVCVKETDEQGDPGEKLSQDELLCRTREVMQGLEALHTEHQAILEGLIGTLRCLKQSQEGRAVEEKTAMIQRSMEMLELGLSEAQVMMALSGHLSAVEAEKQKLRAQVRRLCQENQWLRDELAGTQQRLQKSEQSVAQLEEEKKHLEFMNQLKKYDQDLSPSDDKDSDSSRETLDDLFPDEQDEPGPGIQPPHSSAAAAAQQGGYEIPARLRTLHNLVIQYASQGRYEVAVPLCKQALEDLEKTSGHDHPDVATMLNILALVYRDQNKYKEAANLLNDALAIREKTLGRDHPAVAATLNNLAVLYGKRGKYKEAEPLCKRALEIREKVLGKDHPDVAKQLNNLALLCQNQGKYEEVEYYYQRALEIYQTKLGPDDPNVAKTKNNLASCYLKQGKFKQAETLYKEILTRAHEREFGSVDDENKPIWMHAEEREEQSKGKQKDGSPFGEYGGWYKACKVDSPTVTTTLKNLGALYRRQGKFEAAETLEEAALRSRKQGLDTAHKQRVAEVLGDPEVREKQRSRESLISDTVKYESGPDGGEEVSMSVEWNGDGSGSLKRSGSFSKLRASIRRSSEKLVRKLKGGGLRENEPKNPGNEIIV, encoded by the exons ATGCGTGAGGACATGTCGAGCGTGGTGTGTGTGAAGGAGACGGATGAGCAGGGGGACCCTGGAGAGAAGCTGTCCCAGGACGAGCTGCTATGTCGGACACGGGAGGTCATGCAGGGGCTGGAGGCGCTCCATACAGAACATCAGGCCATCCTGGAGGGGCTGATAGGAACCTTACGCTGCCTCAAACAGAGCCAGGAGGGTCGTGCTGTTGAGGAGAAGACAGCCATGATCCAGCGCTCTATGGAGATGCTGGAGCTGGGCCTCAGCGAAGCACAG GTGATGATGGCTTTGTCAGGGCACCTGAGTGCCGTGGAGGCAGAGAAACAGAAGCTTCGagcacag GTGCGTAGGCTGTGTCAGGAGAACCAGTGGCTGAGAGACGAGCTGGCAGGAACCCAGCAGCGGCTGCAGAAGAGTGAGCAGAGCGTGGCCCagctggaggaggagaagaaacaTCTGGAGTTCATGAACCAGCTCAAGAAATATGACCAGGACCTCAGCCCATCA GATGATAAGGACTCTGATTCCAGTAGAGAGACACTGGATGATCTTTTCCCAGATGAGCAGGATGAGCCGGGCCCTGGCA TCCAGCCTCCTCACAGCAGTGCAGCCGCAGCAGCGCAGCAGGGAGGGTACGAGATCCCCGCTCGTCTCAGGACCCTCCACAACCTGGTGATCCAGTACGCCTCACAGGGCCGGTATGAGGTGGCCGTTCCTCTATGCAAACAGGCTCTGGAGGATCTGGAGAAAACATCTGGACACGATCATCCTGATGTAGCCACCATGCTCAACATTCTCGCCCTCGTCTACAG GGACCAGAATAAATACAAAGAGGCAGCAAACCTCCTTAACGATGCACTGGCCATCAGAGAGAAGACCCTGGGCAGAGACCACCCTGCG GTGGCTGCCACATTGAACAACCTGGCCGTTCTTTATGGCAAACGAGGGAAGTACAAGGAAGCAGAGCCTCTGTGTAAAAGGGCACTGGAGATCAGAGAGAAG GTGCTGGGGAAGGACCACCCTGATGTTGCCAAGCAGCTGAATAATCTGGCTTTGCTGTGTCAGAACCAAGGCAAGTATGAAGAGGTGGAGTACTACTACCAGAGGGCCCTGGAGATCTACCAGACCAAACTGGGCCCCGACGACCCCAATGTGGCCAAGACCAAAAACAACCTG gCTTCATGCTATCTGAAGCAGGGGAAGTTTAAGCAGGCGGAGACCCTGTATAAAGAGATCCTCACCAGAGCTCATGAGAGAGAGTTTGGCTCTGTAGATG ATGAAAATAAACCCATCTGGATGCATGCAGAGGAGAGAGAAGAACAAAGCAAG GGCAAGCAGAAGGATGGTTCTCCATTTGGAGAGTATGGTGGCTGGTACAAGGCCTGTAAAGTCGACAG CCCGACTGTCACGACCACACTGAAGAACCTCGGAGCTCTCTACAGGAGACAGGGCAAGTTTGAGGCTGCCGAGACTCTGGAGGAGGCGGCTCTGCGCTCCAgaaagcag GGTCTCGACACGGCACATAAGCAGCGTGTGGCGGAGGTGCTGGGAGACCCTGAAGTACGAGAGAAGCAGCGGAGCCGTGAGAGCCTGATCTCTGACACGGTGAAGTACGAAAGCGGCCCTGACGGAGGAGAGGAAGTGAGTATGAGCGTGGAGTGGAACGGG
- the LOC127970534 gene encoding kinesin light chain 1 isoform X4, giving the protein MREDMSSVVCVKETDEQGDPGEKLSQDELLCRTREVMQGLEALHTEHQAILEGLIGTLRCLKQSQEGRAVEEKTAMIQRSMEMLELGLSEAQVMMALSGHLSAVEAEKQKLRAQVRRLCQENQWLRDELAGTQQRLQKSEQSVAQLEEEKKHLEFMNQLKKYDQDLSPSDDKDSDSSRETLDDLFPDEQDEPGPGIQPPHSSAAAAAQQGGYEIPARLRTLHNLVIQYASQGRYEVAVPLCKQALEDLEKTSGHDHPDVATMLNILALVYRDQNKYKEAANLLNDALAIREKTLGRDHPAVAATLNNLAVLYGKRGKYKEAEPLCKRALEIREKVLGKDHPDVAKQLNNLALLCQNQGKYEEVEYYYQRALEIYQTKLGPDDPNVAKTKNNLASCYLKQGKFKQAETLYKEILTRAHEREFGSVDDENKPIWMHAEEREEQSKGKQKDGSPFGEYGGWYKACKVDSPTVTTTLKNLGALYRRQGKFEAAETLEEAALRSRKQGLDTAHKQRVAEVLGDPEVREKQRSRESLISDTVKYESGPDGGEEDGSGSLKRSGSFSKLRASIRRSSEKLVRKLKGGGLRENEPKNPGNEIIV; this is encoded by the exons ATGCGTGAGGACATGTCGAGCGTGGTGTGTGTGAAGGAGACGGATGAGCAGGGGGACCCTGGAGAGAAGCTGTCCCAGGACGAGCTGCTATGTCGGACACGGGAGGTCATGCAGGGGCTGGAGGCGCTCCATACAGAACATCAGGCCATCCTGGAGGGGCTGATAGGAACCTTACGCTGCCTCAAACAGAGCCAGGAGGGTCGTGCTGTTGAGGAGAAGACAGCCATGATCCAGCGCTCTATGGAGATGCTGGAGCTGGGCCTCAGCGAAGCACAG GTGATGATGGCTTTGTCAGGGCACCTGAGTGCCGTGGAGGCAGAGAAACAGAAGCTTCGagcacag GTGCGTAGGCTGTGTCAGGAGAACCAGTGGCTGAGAGACGAGCTGGCAGGAACCCAGCAGCGGCTGCAGAAGAGTGAGCAGAGCGTGGCCCagctggaggaggagaagaaacaTCTGGAGTTCATGAACCAGCTCAAGAAATATGACCAGGACCTCAGCCCATCA GATGATAAGGACTCTGATTCCAGTAGAGAGACACTGGATGATCTTTTCCCAGATGAGCAGGATGAGCCGGGCCCTGGCA TCCAGCCTCCTCACAGCAGTGCAGCCGCAGCAGCGCAGCAGGGAGGGTACGAGATCCCCGCTCGTCTCAGGACCCTCCACAACCTGGTGATCCAGTACGCCTCACAGGGCCGGTATGAGGTGGCCGTTCCTCTATGCAAACAGGCTCTGGAGGATCTGGAGAAAACATCTGGACACGATCATCCTGATGTAGCCACCATGCTCAACATTCTCGCCCTCGTCTACAG GGACCAGAATAAATACAAAGAGGCAGCAAACCTCCTTAACGATGCACTGGCCATCAGAGAGAAGACCCTGGGCAGAGACCACCCTGCG GTGGCTGCCACATTGAACAACCTGGCCGTTCTTTATGGCAAACGAGGGAAGTACAAGGAAGCAGAGCCTCTGTGTAAAAGGGCACTGGAGATCAGAGAGAAG GTGCTGGGGAAGGACCACCCTGATGTTGCCAAGCAGCTGAATAATCTGGCTTTGCTGTGTCAGAACCAAGGCAAGTATGAAGAGGTGGAGTACTACTACCAGAGGGCCCTGGAGATCTACCAGACCAAACTGGGCCCCGACGACCCCAATGTGGCCAAGACCAAAAACAACCTG gCTTCATGCTATCTGAAGCAGGGGAAGTTTAAGCAGGCGGAGACCCTGTATAAAGAGATCCTCACCAGAGCTCATGAGAGAGAGTTTGGCTCTGTAGATG ATGAAAATAAACCCATCTGGATGCATGCAGAGGAGAGAGAAGAACAAAGCAAG GGCAAGCAGAAGGATGGTTCTCCATTTGGAGAGTATGGTGGCTGGTACAAGGCCTGTAAAGTCGACAG CCCGACTGTCACGACCACACTGAAGAACCTCGGAGCTCTCTACAGGAGACAGGGCAAGTTTGAGGCTGCCGAGACTCTGGAGGAGGCGGCTCTGCGCTCCAgaaagcag GGTCTCGACACGGCACATAAGCAGCGTGTGGCGGAGGTGCTGGGAGACCCTGAAGTACGAGAGAAGCAGCGGAGCCGTGAGAGCCTGATCTCTGACACGGTGAAGTACGAAAGCGGCCCTGACGGAGGAGAGGAA
- the LOC127970534 gene encoding kinesin light chain 1 isoform X7 — MREDMSSVVCVKETDEQGDPGEKLSQDELLCRTREVMQGLEALHTEHQAILEGLIGTLRCLKQSQEGRAVEEKTAMIQRSMEMLELGLSEAQVMMALSGHLSAVEAEKQKLRAQVRRLCQENQWLRDELAGTQQRLQKSEQSVAQLEEEKKHLEFMNQLKKYDQDLSPSDDKDSDSSRETLDDLFPDEQDEPGPGIQPPHSSAAAAAQQGGYEIPARLRTLHNLVIQYASQGRYEVAVPLCKQALEDLEKTSGHDHPDVATMLNILALVYRDQNKYKEAANLLNDALAIREKTLGRDHPADQHPTILCRGGCHIEQPGRSLWQTREVQGSRASV; from the exons ATGCGTGAGGACATGTCGAGCGTGGTGTGTGTGAAGGAGACGGATGAGCAGGGGGACCCTGGAGAGAAGCTGTCCCAGGACGAGCTGCTATGTCGGACACGGGAGGTCATGCAGGGGCTGGAGGCGCTCCATACAGAACATCAGGCCATCCTGGAGGGGCTGATAGGAACCTTACGCTGCCTCAAACAGAGCCAGGAGGGTCGTGCTGTTGAGGAGAAGACAGCCATGATCCAGCGCTCTATGGAGATGCTGGAGCTGGGCCTCAGCGAAGCACAG GTGATGATGGCTTTGTCAGGGCACCTGAGTGCCGTGGAGGCAGAGAAACAGAAGCTTCGagcacag GTGCGTAGGCTGTGTCAGGAGAACCAGTGGCTGAGAGACGAGCTGGCAGGAACCCAGCAGCGGCTGCAGAAGAGTGAGCAGAGCGTGGCCCagctggaggaggagaagaaacaTCTGGAGTTCATGAACCAGCTCAAGAAATATGACCAGGACCTCAGCCCATCA GATGATAAGGACTCTGATTCCAGTAGAGAGACACTGGATGATCTTTTCCCAGATGAGCAGGATGAGCCGGGCCCTGGCA TCCAGCCTCCTCACAGCAGTGCAGCCGCAGCAGCGCAGCAGGGAGGGTACGAGATCCCCGCTCGTCTCAGGACCCTCCACAACCTGGTGATCCAGTACGCCTCACAGGGCCGGTATGAGGTGGCCGTTCCTCTATGCAAACAGGCTCTGGAGGATCTGGAGAAAACATCTGGACACGATCATCCTGATGTAGCCACCATGCTCAACATTCTCGCCCTCGTCTACAG GGACCAGAATAAATACAAAGAGGCAGCAAACCTCCTTAACGATGCACTGGCCATCAGAGAGAAGACCCTGGGCAGAGACCACCCTGCG GACCAGCATCCCACTATTCTCTGCAGAG GTGGCTGCCACATTGAACAACCTGGCCGTTCTTTATGGCAAACGAGGGAAGTACAAGGAAGCAGAGCCTCTGTGTAA